A section of the Rhodothermus profundi genome encodes:
- the thpR gene encoding RNA 2',3'-cyclic phosphodiesterase, which translates to MLRLFIALDLPAAHKHQLYDLREPSWKARWVTPEQFHLTLRFLGSVEASLLPELTHSLATIKAPAFELAPRGLIALPSPARPRVLAAAVELHPALQALQAEIERRVVALGFAPEARPFRPHITLARLKQVPATAVRAFLQQHRDFSLPPFSVQAFHLYQSHLHPDGARYEMLYHFPLQG; encoded by the coding sequence ATGTTGCGATTGTTTATTGCACTGGATTTGCCGGCAGCGCATAAACATCAACTCTATGACCTACGCGAACCTTCCTGGAAGGCGCGCTGGGTCACGCCAGAACAGTTTCATCTGACGCTGCGTTTTCTGGGTTCCGTTGAAGCTTCTCTCCTGCCGGAGCTGACCCATTCGCTGGCTACAATTAAAGCCCCTGCTTTTGAGCTGGCGCCTCGCGGACTGATTGCGCTGCCCTCGCCCGCGCGTCCCCGTGTGCTGGCTGCTGCCGTTGAGTTACATCCAGCGCTGCAGGCGCTGCAGGCCGAAATCGAACGCCGCGTGGTTGCACTGGGCTTTGCACCTGAGGCGCGGCCGTTTCGCCCGCACATCACGCTGGCTCGCCTGAAGCAGGTCCCGGCCACCGCAGTGCGCGCCTTTTTGCAGCAACACCGTGATTTTTCACTGCCGCCGTTTTCCGTTCAGGCTTTCCATCTGTACCAGAGCCATTTACATCCCGATGGAGCTCGCTATGAAATGCTCTACCATTTTCCGCTGCAAGGCTAA
- a CDS encoding LolA family protein: protein MEQLRARYQQVETLQASFVQIMQTPYADAPDTLRGMLWLQGNRYRVETPYQTVVTDGRTTWVYLHDTRQVLINDYIPDETGFSLNEFLLTYPDRYEVSAGETIRQAGETYHRLRLRPRQPDALFQEVVLWIRDRDFLVTRVDVRDVNDTHMTFVLSDLVLNPSLSTDMFTFRLPEGVEVVDLRQ, encoded by the coding sequence ATGGAGCAGCTACGCGCGCGGTATCAGCAGGTTGAGACGCTTCAGGCCTCGTTTGTGCAGATTATGCAGACGCCCTATGCCGACGCTCCCGACACGCTTCGCGGCATGTTATGGTTGCAGGGCAACCGGTACCGCGTTGAAACCCCTTATCAGACGGTGGTTACGGACGGTCGCACCACCTGGGTCTACCTGCATGACACGCGCCAGGTCTTAATCAACGACTATATACCTGACGAAACCGGCTTTTCCCTCAACGAATTTTTGCTCACTTACCCTGACCGCTACGAAGTAAGCGCCGGAGAGACCATACGCCAGGCAGGGGAAACCTATCATCGACTGCGTCTGCGTCCCCGACAGCCCGATGCTCTGTTTCAAGAAGTGGTGCTCTGGATACGCGACCGCGACTTTCTGGTCACGCGTGTGGACGTACGCGACGTGAACGATACGCACATGACGTTTGTGCTGTCCGATCTGGTGTTGAATCCTTCCCTTTCAACGGACATGTTCACGTTTCGCCTGCCGGAAGGTGTCGAAGTGGTGGACTTACGTCAGTAA
- a CDS encoding lysylphosphatidylglycerol synthase transmembrane domain-containing protein, whose amino-acid sequence MARSRTLRTLLFRLGSLALGLALLYLALRGVELREVWQDLQRADYRWLAPLVVLTLLSHILRAWRWRLLLDVLPDSPRRQRLTVGRAFQALMIGYMVNYAAPRLGELARAASLSRTSGLRLSSVLGTVVAERLLDLLVLALALLSVLALLLDRWIELHQLLVVPLLQGDWLQGIGLSVLLVLLLAGAVVYVGRRSRLLQRLARPLRSPLQAFKHGLFTIHRTHHPVALFSSTLLMWICYWGMAYLPLVMLHLETAYGLGWTEAWILLVLGAVGVALPAPGGLGSYHYITVLVMTRLFAVPQEAAATYAVLTHAAQMVLYTATGFVCLMLQGGHWHSPDDPDLEALPGSLRPPAASP is encoded by the coding sequence ATGGCCCGATCCAGAACGCTTCGGACGCTGTTGTTTCGCCTGGGCAGCCTAGCCCTGGGCCTTGCCTTGCTGTACCTGGCGCTGCGCGGCGTCGAACTACGGGAGGTCTGGCAAGATCTGCAGCGCGCTGATTATCGATGGCTGGCTCCCCTTGTTGTGCTGACGCTGCTGAGCCATATTCTTCGCGCCTGGCGCTGGCGACTGCTCCTGGACGTCCTTCCAGACTCTCCTCGACGGCAACGACTCACGGTAGGCCGCGCCTTCCAGGCGCTTATGATCGGCTACATGGTCAACTACGCCGCGCCACGCCTGGGCGAACTGGCCCGCGCAGCCAGCTTAAGCCGTACCAGTGGACTTCGTTTGAGCAGCGTCTTGGGAACCGTCGTAGCAGAGCGTCTGCTGGACTTGCTTGTGCTGGCTCTTGCGCTGCTTAGCGTGCTGGCGCTGTTGCTGGATCGGTGGATTGAGCTTCACCAGCTACTGGTAGTACCCTTGCTGCAGGGGGACTGGCTGCAGGGAATTGGACTGAGCGTATTGCTTGTCTTGTTGCTAGCTGGAGCGGTCGTTTACGTGGGACGCCGCAGTCGCCTGCTTCAGCGTCTTGCCCGCCCTCTGCGTTCACCGCTTCAAGCATTCAAGCATGGACTTTTCACCATACATCGAACGCACCATCCGGTCGCTCTCTTCAGCAGCACGTTGCTCATGTGGATCTGCTACTGGGGGATGGCCTACTTGCCGCTGGTTATGTTGCACCTGGAGACTGCCTATGGTCTGGGGTGGACGGAAGCCTGGATTTTGCTGGTTCTGGGCGCTGTCGGCGTAGCCCTTCCCGCCCCTGGCGGATTAGGGTCCTATCACTACATCACGGTACTGGTCATGACGCGCCTTTTTGCAGTCCCTCAGGAGGCAGCAGCTACCTACGCAGTGCTCACCCATGCGGCCCAGATGGTGCTTTACACTGCGACCGGCTTTGTCTGCCTGATGCTGCAAGGCGGGCACTGGCATTCTCCGGATGATCCTGATTTAGAAGCGCTTCCAGGCTCGCTGCGTCCCCCTGCCGCGTCTCCCTGA
- the rlmB gene encoding 23S rRNA (guanosine(2251)-2'-O)-methyltransferase RlmB — MSALVDRLVGRNPVREALEQNDTRVEKVFVQEGAGGSAIEAIRRAARAQGIPVQIVPKARLDRLASGATHQGVVAFVAPVAYRTLEDLLREVAPSPAAVQERQPLLVALDQIEDPHNYGAILRTAVAAGVAGVLVPRHHMAPLNTVALKASAGAALRVPIARVTNLARALETLKTHGFWVAGASPTGSVSVWEMDWHRPLVLVLGNEGRGLRPRVVQACDLLVSIPLRGPVASLNVSVAAGILLFAATRSRQ; from the coding sequence ATGAGCGCTCTGGTGGATCGCCTGGTAGGACGTAACCCTGTGCGGGAAGCCCTGGAACAGAATGATACGCGGGTAGAGAAGGTCTTCGTTCAGGAGGGCGCAGGGGGATCGGCAATTGAAGCCATTCGTCGGGCAGCCCGGGCACAGGGGATTCCGGTCCAGATAGTTCCTAAAGCGCGCTTAGATCGCCTTGCCTCGGGCGCAACCCACCAGGGCGTTGTGGCTTTTGTGGCGCCGGTAGCTTACCGGACGTTGGAGGATCTATTGCGCGAAGTGGCCCCTTCTCCTGCTGCTGTGCAGGAGCGACAGCCGCTTTTAGTGGCGCTGGATCAGATTGAAGATCCGCACAACTATGGAGCGATCCTGCGGACAGCGGTGGCCGCTGGCGTAGCCGGCGTGCTGGTGCCTCGCCACCACATGGCTCCGCTCAACACAGTGGCCTTGAAGGCCAGCGCCGGAGCTGCACTGCGCGTGCCCATTGCCCGCGTCACCAATCTGGCGCGGGCCCTGGAGACGCTCAAAACGCACGGATTCTGGGTGGCCGGTGCCAGTCCGACCGGCAGCGTGTCGGTATGGGAAATGGACTGGCACCGGCCACTTGTACTTGTGCTGGGCAACGAAGGACGTGGATTGCGTCCGCGCGTTGTGCAGGCGTGCGATTTGCTTGTTTCGATACCGCTACGCGGCCCCGTGGCGTCACTCAACGTTTCGGTGGCTGCCGGCATTCTTTTGTTTGCAGCCACCCGTTCCCGTCAGTGA
- a CDS encoding pyridoxal phosphate-dependent decarboxylase family protein, whose amino-acid sequence MELTPWLERVVAAIREWEASWGPFEAHPAGQVAPHALEVALNRYLERLRGNYPFFHPRYAGQMLKPPHPVAVIGYLAAQLINPNNHALDGGPPTGEMEKEVVRTLAAMLRLPETTLGHLTGGGTMANLEALWVARCLHPDRGVAFSREAHYTHSRMSSVLQLEAVEVPTDPEGRLEVQALEEALRTGRIGTVVVTAGTTGRGVVDPIADVLPLCRQYGCRVHVDAAYGGFFTLLAHAEAPELAPETRRHLKAIAHCDSVAIDPHKHGLQPYGCGAILFRDPSVGRFYQHDSPYTYFTSDALHLGEISLECSRAGAAAGALWLTLQVLPLEADRGLGPVLTACLRAARQWAQLMRDSEMLRPVQPPELDILTFYPVPESPKASAVDAASQRLFQEAMEDPEDPVFLSVLRLRTDVLRCQWPALQPDRPEVRVLRSVLMKPEHETYVSRLHERLLRLARRIQMPA is encoded by the coding sequence ATGGAACTGACACCCTGGCTTGAACGGGTCGTTGCGGCCATCCGAGAATGGGAGGCCTCGTGGGGACCGTTTGAGGCGCATCCAGCGGGTCAGGTAGCACCGCATGCTCTGGAAGTAGCCCTGAACCGTTACCTGGAACGCCTGCGGGGTAATTATCCCTTCTTCCACCCACGCTATGCCGGGCAAATGCTTAAACCGCCTCACCCGGTGGCAGTGATTGGCTACCTGGCCGCTCAGCTAATCAATCCCAATAATCATGCGCTGGATGGCGGGCCGCCTACAGGTGAAATGGAAAAGGAGGTGGTGCGGACGCTGGCGGCTATGCTGCGTCTGCCGGAGACTACGCTCGGGCATCTGACCGGTGGAGGCACCATGGCCAACCTGGAAGCCCTGTGGGTGGCGCGTTGCCTGCATCCCGATCGTGGGGTGGCGTTCTCGCGGGAGGCCCACTACACGCACAGCCGGATGAGCAGCGTTCTGCAGTTGGAGGCTGTTGAGGTGCCCACGGATCCAGAAGGGCGCCTGGAGGTGCAGGCCCTGGAGGAAGCGCTTCGCACAGGACGTATCGGAACCGTCGTGGTGACGGCGGGCACAACCGGACGCGGCGTAGTCGATCCGATTGCCGATGTGCTTCCTCTCTGCCGACAGTACGGTTGCCGGGTGCATGTAGACGCTGCGTATGGAGGCTTCTTTACGTTGCTGGCGCATGCTGAAGCGCCGGAACTGGCTCCAGAAACCCGACGCCATCTAAAAGCGATTGCGCACTGCGACTCCGTGGCCATAGATCCCCACAAACATGGCTTGCAACCGTACGGGTGTGGGGCTATTCTCTTCCGAGATCCGTCGGTAGGCCGCTTTTATCAACACGACTCTCCCTACACGTATTTCACGTCCGACGCATTGCATCTGGGTGAAATCAGTTTGGAGTGTTCTCGGGCTGGTGCTGCCGCGGGAGCGCTCTGGCTCACGCTTCAGGTGCTGCCTCTTGAGGCGGATCGAGGGCTGGGACCTGTTCTTACAGCCTGTCTGCGGGCAGCGCGACAATGGGCGCAGCTCATGCGCGACTCTGAGATGTTGCGACCCGTGCAGCCACCTGAGCTGGATATCCTGACGTTCTATCCGGTGCCCGAGTCGCCAAAAGCTTCAGCCGTAGATGCCGCCAGCCAGCGCCTGTTTCAGGAGGCGATGGAAGACCCTGAGGATCCCGTGTTTCTCAGCGTGTTACGCCTGCGCACGGACGTGCTACGCTGCCAATGGCCGGCGCTGCAACCGGACCGTCCGGAAGTACGGGTGCTTCGAAGCGTACTGATGAAGCCTGAGCACGAAACGTACGTCTCTCGTTTGCATGAGCGGTTGCTACGGCTGGCGCGTCGCATCCAAATGCCTGCCTGA
- a CDS encoding DUF3592 domain-containing protein, translating to MKRTSLSLWIARLLWLAPGLLFALALYLGWAAYWLHRTWQEGIPAVAEITALEISQRVDVTYDYVDLRIRLPDGQVLERKQLSLPHTLAPLLRGRDSVAVRVRPESPQEVVIVELVRAQWRMALIQAGMSLVGGVLLAIGVAWWNRLLRRQGDPAFRAPEA from the coding sequence TTGAAGAGAACGTCGCTTTCCCTGTGGATTGCCCGGCTGCTCTGGCTAGCTCCGGGGCTGCTGTTTGCACTGGCACTATATCTGGGCTGGGCGGCTTACTGGTTGCACCGCACCTGGCAGGAAGGCATTCCAGCCGTTGCTGAGATTACGGCATTGGAGATCTCGCAGCGGGTGGACGTTACCTACGACTACGTAGATCTTCGTATTCGGCTGCCGGATGGACAGGTGCTGGAGCGAAAGCAGTTGAGCCTGCCGCATACACTGGCTCCCCTGCTGCGCGGGCGTGATTCGGTAGCGGTGCGGGTTCGGCCGGAGAGTCCGCAGGAGGTCGTTATTGTAGAGCTGGTCCGGGCGCAGTGGCGTATGGCCCTAATTCAGGCGGGCATGAGTCTGGTAGGGGGCGTGTTGTTGGCTATTGGAGTGGCGTGGTGGAACCGGTTGCTTCGGCGGCAGGGCGATCCGGCATTTCGGGCGCCGGAAGCTTAA
- a CDS encoding HNH endonuclease, giving the protein MKGQVLVLNQDYSALTVCSVERAVILVLMRKAEVVAARPGRFVRSPSLQLPWPSVVRLKWYVRVPYKHIMLNRKNILRRDRYRCQYCGSRENLTVDHIIPRSRGGRDTWENLVTACTRCNNRKGNRTPEEAGMKLRGRPFRPSHIMFIREFVGTIDEAWKPYLFMA; this is encoded by the coding sequence ATGAAAGGGCAGGTACTGGTCTTAAACCAGGATTACAGCGCGCTGACCGTTTGCAGTGTAGAGCGTGCTGTTATACTGGTACTGATGCGTAAGGCCGAGGTAGTAGCGGCACGGCCGGGTCGGTTTGTGCGCTCTCCTAGCCTTCAGCTACCCTGGCCGAGTGTCGTGCGTCTTAAATGGTACGTGCGGGTGCCTTATAAGCACATCATGCTGAACCGAAAGAATATTCTGCGCCGGGATCGCTATCGTTGCCAGTACTGTGGCAGTCGAGAGAACCTGACGGTTGACCACATCATTCCGCGCTCGCGGGGCGGACGCGACACGTGGGAGAACCTGGTAACCGCCTGCACCCGATGCAATAACCGTAAGGGGAATCGCACGCCCGAAGAGGCAGGCATGAAGCTGCGGGGCCGGCCGTTTCGGCCCAGCCATATCATGTTTATACGGGAATTTGTGGGTACCATTGACGAAGCCTGGAAGCCGTATCTGTTCATGGCTTGA
- a CDS encoding PqqD family protein: MARYEPDPRVNFTRFDEGEGVLLHLETKSYYTLNATGVFIWEQLDQGRQTIDELVEALLAHYEVTREEAERQVRAFLDALQQEGLVHCRE; the protein is encoded by the coding sequence ATGGCACGCTACGAGCCAGATCCACGCGTGAACTTTACGCGGTTCGATGAAGGCGAAGGGGTGCTACTGCACCTGGAAACGAAGTCGTACTACACACTTAACGCCACCGGTGTTTTTATCTGGGAGCAATTAGATCAGGGGCGACAGACCATTGACGAGTTGGTAGAAGCGTTGCTGGCCCATTACGAGGTAACGCGGGAAGAAGCAGAGCGGCAGGTTCGGGCATTTCTGGACGCATTGCAACAGGAAGGCCTGGTGCACTGCCGGGAGTGA
- a CDS encoding lasso peptide biosynthesis B2 protein translates to MLTHWCKLQDQGRVRQAPATPDMVQPPSLRRLLRLSWRHRVWRRWQRGDLKWLWQIFRLIVRVEWNQRRLPLPALLERFEPKPGDAPLQEKELKRAERLTLAVLRRLYGRDFCMKQALLLYHFYRRAGVPVCIRFGVARENGQLRGHAWVEWNNQPIAEAVNPRQQFAITYTHPSGK, encoded by the coding sequence ATGCTGACCCATTGGTGCAAATTGCAGGATCAGGGACGTGTTCGCCAGGCACCCGCCACGCCTGACATGGTGCAGCCACCTTCGCTTCGACGGCTGCTTCGACTGAGCTGGCGGCATCGCGTCTGGCGCAGATGGCAACGGGGAGATCTGAAATGGCTCTGGCAGATCTTTCGACTGATCGTCCGGGTCGAGTGGAATCAGCGGCGACTGCCGTTGCCGGCTCTGCTGGAGCGGTTTGAACCGAAACCGGGTGACGCGCCGCTTCAGGAAAAGGAACTCAAGCGCGCGGAGCGGCTCACGCTGGCCGTTTTGCGACGACTCTATGGACGCGACTTTTGCATGAAGCAGGCGCTGCTACTGTACCACTTCTATCGAAGGGCCGGGGTACCGGTTTGCATTCGCTTTGGCGTTGCCCGGGAAAATGGCCAGTTACGGGGACATGCCTGGGTGGAATGGAACAATCAGCCTATAGCCGAAGCAGTTAATCCAAGACAGCAATTTGCCATTACCTATACGCATCCATCTGGTAAATGA
- a CDS encoding L-threonylcarbamoyladenylate synthase, whose product MSFHNTVLTQDVRQAAAWIRQGELVAFPTETVYGLGADAFNPTAVRKIFAAKERPRDNPLIVHIAHIHQLDRLVIDVPETAQRFMERFFPGPLTLVLPRHPAVPDEVTAGLPTVGVRMPRHPVARAFLEACGTPVAAPSANRSGRPSPTRWEAVYADLNGRIACILQGDRSDMGLESTVVDCTGPEPVVLRAGAVSLEALRDVVPETRLVARNESLKARSPGTRYRHYAPQARVVLVDHPDEALPDPRHAYIGLSPPAHPEAFGACCICPDVPTYAYELFDFFRRCDAQGCTHIYAQRVPRTGLGLALMDRLERAAA is encoded by the coding sequence ATGTCTTTCCACAATACCGTGCTTACGCAAGATGTCCGTCAGGCAGCCGCATGGATTCGGCAGGGGGAACTGGTAGCTTTTCCCACCGAGACGGTTTATGGACTGGGAGCCGACGCTTTTAATCCGACCGCTGTCCGCAAAATCTTCGCGGCCAAAGAGCGACCGCGCGACAATCCGCTTATCGTACACATTGCGCATATACACCAGCTCGACCGGCTGGTCATTGACGTGCCCGAAACAGCCCAACGGTTTATGGAGCGCTTTTTCCCCGGACCGTTAACGCTTGTTCTCCCCCGTCATCCAGCGGTGCCTGATGAGGTAACGGCAGGTCTGCCTACCGTGGGGGTCCGCATGCCCCGGCATCCGGTCGCCCGGGCTTTTCTGGAGGCCTGCGGCACGCCGGTGGCGGCTCCTTCTGCGAACCGATCCGGACGCCCCAGTCCAACCCGATGGGAAGCAGTCTATGCCGATTTGAACGGCCGCATTGCCTGCATTCTTCAAGGCGACCGCAGTGATATGGGCCTCGAATCGACTGTCGTGGACTGCACTGGCCCAGAACCGGTCGTACTCCGCGCCGGCGCGGTATCCCTGGAAGCGCTCCGTGACGTTGTGCCAGAAACGCGCCTGGTAGCCCGCAATGAGTCTCTTAAAGCACGCAGCCCGGGCACGCGCTATCGCCACTATGCCCCCCAGGCTCGCGTGGTGCTGGTTGATCATCCAGACGAAGCATTGCCTGATCCCCGCCATGCCTACATTGGCCTGAGCCCCCCTGCCCACCCCGAAGCTTTCGGGGCCTGCTGCATCTGTCCAGATGTCCCTACCTATGCGTACGAGCTGTTTGACTTTTTCCGACGCTGCGACGCGCAGGGCTGCACGCACATCTATGCGCAACGCGTTCCCCGCACCGGACTGGGACTGGCGCTCATGGATCGACTCGAACGTGCGGCTGCCTAA
- the tpiA gene encoding triose-phosphate isomerase produces the protein MLVAGNWKMHTNREEAIQLAQAVVAEVGDPGPVQVAVCPPFVNLEVVRQIVEHTPIHLGAQHMHEEVAGAYTGEVSAPMLKAVGCRYVILGHSERRQYFGETDAAVNRKIKRALQYGLIPIVCVGETLEERQAGKAATVVERQVSAALDGVALPSAEALVIAYEPVWAIGTGHTATPAQAQEMHALIRHLLVKQYGEEVGRALHILYGGSVKPSNAADLFAQPDVDGGLIGGASLKAADFAAIVQAACRKG, from the coding sequence ATGCTGGTAGCTGGCAACTGGAAGATGCACACCAACCGGGAGGAAGCGATTCAACTGGCGCAAGCAGTTGTCGCGGAAGTAGGGGATCCCGGTCCGGTACAGGTAGCTGTGTGCCCGCCATTTGTGAATTTAGAAGTGGTCCGACAGATCGTTGAACATACGCCAATCCATCTGGGCGCGCAGCATATGCATGAGGAGGTTGCAGGCGCCTATACCGGCGAAGTGTCGGCGCCAATGCTTAAGGCCGTGGGCTGTCGCTACGTGATTCTGGGACATTCAGAGCGGCGGCAGTATTTCGGCGAGACGGATGCAGCGGTAAACCGCAAAATCAAACGAGCGCTCCAGTACGGCTTGATCCCTATCGTCTGTGTGGGAGAAACGCTCGAAGAACGACAGGCCGGAAAAGCGGCGACGGTTGTGGAGCGTCAGGTAAGCGCAGCACTTGATGGGGTAGCGCTCCCTTCAGCAGAGGCCCTGGTGATCGCTTACGAGCCCGTCTGGGCGATCGGGACGGGCCACACTGCTACGCCCGCGCAGGCGCAGGAGATGCACGCCCTGATTCGGCATCTGCTGGTGAAGCAGTACGGTGAGGAGGTAGGCCGCGCATTGCATATTCTGTATGGCGGGAGCGTCAAGCCGAGCAATGCAGCCGATCTGTTCGCGCAGCCGGATGTCGATGGAGGCCTCATCGGAGGGGCCAGCCTGAAGGCAGCTGATTTCGCCGCCATTGTGCAGGCTGCCTGTCGAAAAGGTTAG
- a CDS encoding TlpA family protein disulfide reductase yields MKYRLAFLTAFGLALLVGCRTRTPEPAVQSVLQGRLTVRPEIDSIPDYRDFEVLVYRQVAGAPDTLGLAITDSTGYFTMTIRAPAAGLYPLRISRRGVALASTVLVVADGDSATLRATFPLEGRRLLVRSRENAAWLAYQNAITQHNQDLLRQLQTAPDSAALARIVERTLVLLQSVEQTYPNTLGAQWAAAEAVRLLTGWNDSLALARFDRLSPDNPRYLEAVRAVRQAIARWKGQQAAADWLRAVRQRLQDPALQVAVQAELIQAYMDSLQDEAARAALDELARMTTDSTWLRWAKRMRYELDHLRPGMEAPFFVVTTTAGRTLTLDDLRGSYVLLEFFWPEDPTYLNELAYRNALAETYRTLPLNVLALSVQPDTTVNEAFFERFVQAGQAVILPGGLQNPLAVRYNVSALPVRWLIDPDGRILGRFEGAGALARLQQMLVRLAARARESSPS; encoded by the coding sequence ATGAAGTACCGCCTAGCCTTCCTGACAGCCTTTGGCCTGGCGCTGCTGGTGGGTTGTCGCACGCGCACGCCAGAACCGGCTGTGCAGAGCGTACTCCAGGGACGGCTAACGGTGCGGCCCGAGATAGATTCCATCCCGGACTATCGCGACTTCGAGGTACTGGTCTATCGACAGGTGGCCGGCGCGCCTGACACCTTGGGGCTGGCCATTACGGACAGCACAGGCTATTTCACGATGACCATCCGGGCGCCGGCGGCCGGACTCTACCCCCTGCGCATCAGTCGGCGCGGCGTAGCGCTGGCCAGTACGGTGCTGGTGGTAGCCGATGGTGATTCCGCTACGCTCCGCGCCACGTTTCCTCTGGAAGGGCGGCGTCTGCTGGTGCGCTCGCGCGAAAACGCTGCCTGGCTCGCCTATCAAAATGCCATTACGCAACACAACCAGGATCTGCTGCGTCAGTTGCAAACGGCCCCTGACTCGGCGGCGCTGGCGCGTATCGTTGAACGCACCCTTGTACTTCTGCAGAGCGTAGAGCAGACCTATCCCAACACGCTGGGGGCGCAGTGGGCCGCCGCCGAGGCTGTTCGACTGCTGACGGGCTGGAACGACTCGCTGGCGCTGGCTCGCTTCGACCGCCTGTCACCGGACAATCCGCGCTACCTGGAAGCGGTGCGAGCTGTCCGGCAGGCTATAGCCCGTTGGAAGGGCCAGCAGGCTGCGGCTGACTGGCTGCGGGCAGTCCGGCAGCGCTTGCAAGATCCGGCGCTGCAGGTAGCCGTGCAGGCCGAGTTGATCCAGGCCTACATGGATAGCTTGCAGGACGAAGCAGCCCGGGCAGCGCTTGATGAGCTGGCACGTATGACCACCGATAGCACCTGGCTGCGCTGGGCCAAGCGCATGCGCTACGAACTCGACCATCTGCGGCCCGGCATGGAAGCGCCCTTTTTCGTGGTTACGACCACAGCAGGGCGCACCCTCACGCTGGATGACCTGCGAGGTAGCTATGTCCTGCTGGAATTTTTCTGGCCGGAGGATCCAACCTATCTGAACGAGCTGGCGTATCGCAACGCCCTGGCAGAAACCTATCGCACATTACCGCTGAACGTGCTGGCACTCTCGGTGCAGCCTGATACGACGGTTAACGAAGCCTTCTTCGAACGTTTTGTGCAGGCTGGCCAGGCGGTCATTTTACCAGGTGGGTTGCAAAACCCGCTTGCCGTGCGCTACAACGTCAGCGCGCTTCCGGTGCGCTGGCTGATTGATCCAGATGGACGGATTCTGGGACGTTTCGAGGGGGCCGGCGCGCTGGCGCGCTTGCAGCAGATGCTGGTTCGCCTGGCAGCCAGAGCACGCGAATCTTCTCCTTCCTGA